From a single Loigolactobacillus coryniformis subsp. coryniformis KCTC 3167 = DSM 20001 genomic region:
- a CDS encoding MFS transporter, whose product MQQRLSRATVLSIIATGLLSFMGTLVETSLNVTFATLTKQMQVNLATIQWLTTGYLLLTTLTMIASAHLIKRYPVKMLFLIAITCFTLGDLLSAVAPSFPIILLGRLIQAFSTGLSIPLMFHIILTSVPPRRLATYNGMAAMLIALGPALGPTYGGLLTATWSWRIIFWLLLPLIVIVFFLGIFNLKLQPFAKEDRFDFWGFGLLALILFLVDYTFNRAAKVGFLSWNFWGLLLISVLLMVGFYVYNRHSSRHLVDFSIFKNTIVSWHLLGYFLLQFINIGLSFVIPQVAQYILGQNAFVAGMILLPGALLGVVVAPLAGRWMDRLQTPLPIVVGHVIFLIGAALFIIYDQQLTVALLIGFYFLLRLGFNLAFGNTISHASVQVQPKQKADINATFNMTQQYAGSLGTNIFAAIIGVYQLQHINLRISTAQGALTDYWLIAVLAIIGLFAAWISYRQTIQKK is encoded by the coding sequence ATGCAGCAGCGTCTTTCCCGGGCGACAGTTTTAAGTATTATCGCTACGGGTTTATTGAGTTTTATGGGTACTTTAGTTGAAACGTCATTAAATGTGACCTTTGCGACATTGACTAAGCAAATGCAGGTTAATTTAGCCACGATCCAGTGGCTGACGACTGGTTATTTGCTGTTAACAACATTGACGATGATTGCTTCGGCACATTTGATCAAACGCTATCCGGTCAAAATGCTATTTTTGATTGCGATCACGTGCTTCACACTGGGTGATTTACTTAGTGCGGTGGCACCAAGTTTTCCAATTATTTTGTTGGGACGCTTGATTCAAGCTTTTTCTACAGGGTTATCGATTCCGTTGATGTTCCACATTATTTTGACGTCGGTACCACCACGGCGCTTAGCCACTTATAACGGAATGGCGGCAATGCTGATTGCATTGGGACCGGCGTTAGGGCCGACATATGGTGGTTTGTTAACGGCGACTTGGTCGTGGCGGATAATTTTTTGGCTATTGTTACCGTTGATCGTAATCGTCTTTTTTCTTGGTATTTTTAATCTCAAGCTCCAACCCTTTGCCAAGGAAGATCGCTTTGATTTCTGGGGTTTTGGCTTGTTGGCTTTAATTTTGTTTTTGGTTGATTATACTTTTAACCGGGCCGCTAAGGTTGGTTTTCTTAGCTGGAATTTCTGGGGCTTACTACTGATCAGTGTACTTTTGATGGTTGGCTTTTACGTTTATAATCGCCATTCTAGCCGTCATTTAGTGGATTTCTCAATTTTTAAAAATACCATCGTTAGTTGGCATTTATTAGGCTACTTTTTATTGCAATTCATCAATATTGGCTTGTCGTTTGTCATTCCGCAGGTGGCGCAATATATTCTTGGTCAAAATGCCTTTGTTGCCGGGATGATCTTATTGCCTGGCGCACTATTAGGTGTGGTGGTGGCGCCACTTGCTGGTCGCTGGATGGATCGATTGCAGACGCCATTACCGATCGTAGTTGGTCACGTCATTTTTCTGATTGGTGCAGCACTATTTATTATTTATGATCAGCAGTTGACCGTCGCATTATTGATCGGTTTTTACTTCCTGTTGCGGTTAGGCTTCAACTTAGCGTTTGGCAATACGATCAGTCATGCCAGCGTACAAGTCCAACCAAAACAAAAGGCGGATATCAACGCTACTTTCAACATGACGCAGCAATACGCGGGTTCGTTAGGTACCAATATTTTTGCTGCAATCATCGGAGTCTATCAGTTGCAGCACATTAATTTGCGCATTAGCACAGCCCAAGGCGCCTTAACGGACTACTGGTTGATCGCTGTTTTGGCGATCATTGGTCTGTTTGCTGCTTGGATCAGTTACCGGCAAACGATACAGAAAAAGTAA
- a CDS encoding DUF2187 domain-containing protein, with protein sequence MTVSKSNAKVGMIVTVKATEDMQAPFKGRIEKVYENAALLTITDYDARDELNVKALHDKIVVSLKQLKKVS encoded by the coding sequence ATGACAGTGAGCAAAAGCAATGCAAAAGTTGGTATGATCGTCACCGTTAAAGCCACCGAAGATATGCAAGCCCCATTTAAAGGTCGCATCGAAAAAGTCTACGAAAACGCCGCTTTACTGACGATCACCGATTATGATGCCCGTGATGAACTAAACGTTAAAGCCTTACATGATAAAATCGTCGTGAGTTTGAAACAATTGAAAAAAGTGAGTTAA
- a CDS encoding MFS transporter: protein MNSEKTLSGKTVLLMAIAAGVIVANLNYIQPIEGLIAASFHVSKATVGIVAMLTQLGYAFGLLLIVPLGDLFNRYHLIQAMLVLSIIVLLVAFWSPSIVVFGIASLLVGVTSVAPQIIIPYAASLAPALHQGKVLGNVLSGLLTGILLSRSVSGLLGSVMRWQFVYLFAAAAGVILLVVLHRYLPRDSRQQPNLQYLKVLGSLPTLLRQQRYLQSAAINGFCLFGVSNVLWSTLAFYLAAQYHMGSDVAGLLGLLGITGVLFASIIGQLVDRYSPRLTISLGIVFSTVAFLVFAVLGHFFIGLMVGIVLLDLGTQFSQVSNQAIVQSLNRKASSRNNSIFMFSYFLGGALGTFFSTFAWSHYGWGGVCSVAAIFLVIAVLGHLILREPKQLRNV, encoded by the coding sequence TTGAATTCAGAAAAAACATTGTCTGGTAAAACAGTTCTATTAATGGCAATTGCTGCTGGTGTTATTGTGGCGAATCTCAATTATATTCAGCCAATTGAGGGGTTGATCGCAGCTAGTTTCCATGTTTCGAAAGCAACCGTGGGGATAGTTGCGATGTTGACGCAATTAGGTTACGCGTTTGGTTTATTGTTGATCGTACCACTAGGCGATTTGTTTAATCGTTATCATTTGATCCAAGCAATGCTGGTTTTATCGATCATTGTTTTATTAGTAGCTTTCTGGTCGCCATCAATCGTTGTTTTTGGTATTGCGTCGTTGCTAGTAGGTGTTACTTCAGTCGCGCCACAAATTATCATCCCTTATGCAGCTTCTTTAGCACCGGCTTTGCATCAAGGTAAAGTGTTGGGCAATGTGCTAAGTGGGTTGCTAACGGGGATTTTATTATCGCGCTCAGTTAGCGGTTTGTTAGGCAGTGTTATGCGCTGGCAATTTGTTTATTTGTTCGCAGCTGCGGCTGGCGTCATTTTACTAGTGGTCCTGCATCGTTATTTACCCCGCGACTCCCGGCAACAGCCTAACTTACAGTATTTAAAGGTTTTAGGGTCGTTACCCACATTATTGCGGCAACAACGCTATCTGCAAAGTGCTGCGATCAATGGCTTTTGTTTGTTTGGCGTTTCTAATGTCTTGTGGTCAACGTTAGCTTTTTACCTGGCGGCCCAGTATCATATGGGCAGTGATGTTGCTGGATTATTAGGTTTACTGGGAATTACAGGGGTATTATTTGCTTCGATCATTGGTCAGTTAGTTGATCGTTATTCGCCACGGTTAACAATTAGTTTAGGGATTGTCTTTTCAACGGTTGCTTTTCTTGTTTTTGCAGTCTTAGGCCACTTTTTTATTGGCTTGATGGTGGGGATCGTTTTGCTGGATCTAGGGACGCAATTCAGTCAAGTTTCTAATCAGGCAATCGTGCAGTCGTTGAATCGTAAAGCTAGCAGTCGTAATAATTCAATTTTTATGTTTAGTTATTTTTTAGGCGGTGCGCTAGGGACTTTCTTTAGTACATTTGCCTGGAGCCACTATGGTTGGGGCGGCGTTTGTAGTGTAGCCGCAATTTTTCTGGTGATTGCAGTTTTAGGACATTTGATTTTGCGTGAGCCTAAGCAGTTGCGCAACGTGTAA
- the carB gene encoding carbamoyl-phosphate synthase large subunit — translation MPKLTNIHKIAVIGSGPIVIGQAAEFDYAGSQACLSLKEEGYQVVLINSNPATIMTDDEIADKVYLEPLTLESVSAILAKERPDALLPTLGGQTGLNLAVELDDAGILAKYNIQLLGTGLATIKQAEDRESFKELMQKIGQPIPASKTVHAVQAALDFAHEIGYPVIVRPAYTLGGTGGGIAANTAELQKIMVRGLSMSPANECLIEKSIAGFKEIEYEVMRDNLGDKITVCNMENFDPVGIHTGDSIVFAPSQTLNDTEYQTLRQASLDIIDALDIKGGCNVQLAQDPNSEHYYVIEVNPRVSRSSALASKATGYPIAKIAAKIAVGLNLSELRNPVTKTTYAAFEPALDYVVAKIPRFPFDKFNTAERKLGTQMKATGEVMGIGSTIEESLLKALQSMEIDQAAINQLKPSTVTPDLAAALHTSTDDRLLVIFAALRAGYSVDKIQTLTQIDRFFLDKLAHIVTLQQQLAQDLTTNYATAKKFGFNDAMISAVTTEPLPGSAPVYKMVDTCAGEFASSTPYFYSTYFGSENESQPLGNSILVIGSGPIRIGQGVEFDYTTVHCVQAIQQAGYHAIIVNNNPETVSTDFSISDKLYFEPLTLESVLHIAELEQPLGVIVQFGGQTAINLTAGLVANGLKILGTSLHGIEQTEDRHQFEALLQHLNVKQPAGNTATSLAAASKIAAKIGYPVMVRPSFVLGGRAMAIVHDKTELAHYLTNALHAAPEQPILIDHYVQGLECEVDILSDGHDVFIPGIMEHIEGAGIHSGDSIAVYPPQRLTAAQQAEIVSIATKIGQNVHCIGMMNIQFIVADQVYVIEVNPRASRTVPFMSKVTKLHLAKIATRLILGANFAELGLTPGLLTPPNLVAIKAPVFSFTKLPGISTALSPEMKSTGESIGIANDYATALGKALTDSYHFHGSHAGQFVLLTPTLAADTTVLQEIAHAQLVPQVLTADTVPEVAAEQVALVANTNDHQTAADPLNYFALSQNIPLFTAKDTLLAALTVN, via the coding sequence ATGCCGAAATTAACTAATATTCATAAAATTGCTGTCATCGGCTCTGGTCCGATCGTGATCGGCCAAGCCGCTGAATTTGATTATGCTGGTAGCCAAGCTTGCTTGAGTTTAAAAGAAGAAGGCTACCAGGTTGTTTTGATCAACTCTAACCCAGCGACGATCATGACCGACGATGAAATTGCCGATAAAGTTTATTTAGAACCATTGACCTTAGAATCAGTCAGCGCGATTCTAGCCAAAGAACGGCCTGACGCGTTGCTCCCCACACTCGGTGGTCAAACTGGGCTAAATCTAGCCGTTGAATTGGACGACGCAGGTATACTAGCCAAGTACAACATTCAATTACTTGGCACAGGTCTAGCAACGATCAAACAGGCCGAAGACCGGGAAAGCTTTAAAGAATTGATGCAAAAAATCGGCCAGCCGATTCCCGCCAGCAAAACGGTCCACGCCGTCCAAGCTGCGTTGGATTTTGCTCACGAGATTGGCTACCCAGTTATCGTACGGCCAGCTTACACGCTTGGCGGTACTGGTGGCGGAATCGCTGCCAATACGGCAGAATTGCAAAAGATCATGGTTCGCGGTCTTAGCATGTCACCGGCCAACGAATGCTTGATTGAAAAGAGCATCGCCGGCTTTAAAGAAATCGAATACGAAGTGATGCGCGACAACCTGGGCGACAAGATCACCGTCTGCAACATGGAAAACTTTGATCCAGTTGGCATCCACACCGGCGATTCGATCGTTTTTGCGCCTTCCCAGACGCTGAACGATACCGAATACCAGACTTTGCGCCAAGCTTCATTGGATATCATCGATGCACTGGACATCAAAGGCGGCTGCAACGTCCAATTAGCTCAAGATCCCAATAGCGAACACTACTACGTGATCGAAGTTAATCCGCGAGTCAGCCGTTCGTCCGCGTTAGCCTCAAAAGCAACTGGCTATCCGATCGCCAAGATTGCCGCCAAGATCGCCGTTGGTTTGAATTTAAGCGAACTGCGCAATCCCGTTACTAAAACCACTTACGCTGCCTTTGAACCAGCATTAGATTACGTTGTCGCCAAAATCCCCCGCTTTCCCTTTGATAAATTCAACACTGCCGAACGGAAATTAGGCACACAAATGAAAGCCACTGGGGAAGTCATGGGTATCGGCAGCACGATCGAAGAATCGCTGTTAAAAGCGTTGCAATCAATGGAGATCGACCAAGCAGCGATCAATCAGCTTAAACCTAGCACCGTCACACCAGATCTAGCTGCTGCTTTGCACACATCGACTGACGATCGATTGCTGGTTATTTTTGCGGCCTTACGCGCTGGTTATAGCGTGGATAAAATTCAAACGCTGACGCAGATCGACCGCTTTTTCTTGGACAAGTTAGCCCACATCGTCACCTTGCAGCAACAATTAGCGCAAGATCTAACTACAAATTACGCCACCGCCAAAAAATTCGGTTTTAACGATGCGATGATCAGCGCCGTCACTACTGAACCGCTGCCCGGATCAGCGCCAGTTTACAAAATGGTCGACACTTGTGCCGGCGAATTTGCCAGCAGCACGCCTTATTTTTACAGTACTTATTTTGGCAGTGAAAACGAAAGCCAACCGCTTGGCAACAGCATTCTAGTAATTGGCTCAGGCCCAATTCGGATCGGCCAAGGCGTTGAATTCGACTACACCACCGTTCACTGTGTCCAAGCAATTCAACAAGCTGGCTACCACGCGATCATCGTTAACAACAATCCAGAAACGGTTTCGACTGACTTTTCGATCTCCGACAAACTATATTTCGAACCGTTAACGTTAGAAAGTGTGCTACACATCGCCGAATTAGAGCAACCACTAGGTGTGATCGTCCAATTCGGTGGTCAAACAGCGATCAATTTGACTGCAGGTTTAGTGGCCAACGGGCTAAAAATTCTTGGTACTTCCTTACATGGCATCGAACAAACTGAGGACCGCCATCAATTTGAAGCTCTTTTACAACACTTAAACGTGAAACAGCCGGCCGGTAACACTGCTACTAGCTTAGCAGCAGCCAGCAAAATTGCCGCTAAGATCGGCTATCCCGTGATGGTACGGCCAAGCTTTGTCCTCGGTGGCCGGGCAATGGCGATCGTTCATGACAAAACGGAATTGGCTCATTATTTGACCAACGCCTTACACGCGGCACCAGAGCAGCCGATCCTGATTGATCATTACGTTCAAGGGTTAGAATGCGAAGTCGATATTCTCAGCGATGGTCACGATGTCTTTATTCCCGGTATCATGGAACATATCGAAGGTGCGGGCATTCATTCTGGCGACTCGATCGCCGTTTACCCACCGCAGCGCTTGACTGCAGCGCAACAAGCTGAGATCGTATCGATCGCCACTAAAATCGGGCAAAACGTCCATTGTATTGGCATGATGAACATTCAATTTATCGTTGCTGATCAAGTCTACGTCATCGAGGTCAACCCCCGGGCTAGTCGGACAGTACCTTTTATGAGCAAAGTGACTAAATTGCATTTAGCTAAAATTGCGACGCGTTTGATCCTGGGTGCAAACTTTGCAGAATTAGGCCTAACACCAGGGTTGTTGACACCACCGAACTTAGTTGCCATTAAAGCGCCGGTATTCTCCTTCACTAAGTTACCGGGCATCAGTACTGCGTTGAGTCCAGAAATGAAATCCACCGGCGAATCGATCGGTATTGCCAACGATTACGCCACGGCGCTAGGCAAAGCATTGACCGACAGTTATCATTTTCATGGCAGTCACGCTGGGCAATTCGTCTTGCTAACACCTACCCTAGCTGCAGATACGACTGTACTTCAAGAAATTGCGCACGCCCAGTTAGTACCGCAAGTCCTGACTGCCGATACAGTTCCCGAAGTGGCGGCAGAACAAGTGGCGTTGGTAGCCAATACCAACGATCACCAAACTGCCGCTGACCCGCTGAACTATTTTGCTCTCAGTCAGAATATCCCGCTGTTCACCGCCAAGGATACGCTACTTGCCGCACTAACAGTGAATTAA
- a CDS encoding carbamoyl phosphate synthase small subunit, with the protein MKSYLTLEDGLTFAGDAFGAHIAAAGEVVFNTGMTGYQEAITDPSYTNQLITFTYPLIGNYGVDAAHNQAKVAGCSAIIVRQLAELPNHYAQQMNLDEFLQQQNIPGIQGIDTRQLTKHIRQQGTLKAILTTQPLTVPFMEAYTMIKQKKSPLERATFTTPQAQQHVVLIDFGTKQAIIDQLLAQHCNVDVVPYTTSLAAIDALQPDGIFLSNGPDDPADYHAALPLIQALQTKYPLAGICLGHQLLALANGAATYKLQYGHRGLNHPVKNIATGKTILTSQNHGYAVAADSLADTPLQMTAYELNDHSVEGLRHESLPVISVQYHPEANPGPTDALGFFTEFCTLMNTNKTKKSSVA; encoded by the coding sequence ATGAAAAGTTATCTTACTTTAGAAGATGGTTTAACATTTGCCGGCGACGCTTTTGGCGCCCACATTGCCGCTGCTGGTGAAGTTGTTTTTAATACCGGTATGACAGGCTACCAAGAAGCGATCACCGATCCTTCCTATACTAATCAATTGATCACCTTTACTTATCCTTTAATTGGCAACTACGGGGTTGACGCTGCGCACAATCAGGCCAAGGTGGCGGGTTGTTCCGCAATTATCGTGCGCCAATTAGCCGAGCTGCCGAATCATTACGCCCAACAAATGAATCTGGATGAATTTTTACAACAGCAAAACATCCCAGGTATTCAGGGTATCGATACCCGTCAATTGACCAAACATATTCGCCAACAAGGCACATTAAAAGCCATTTTAACGACTCAGCCCCTGACGGTTCCTTTTATGGAAGCTTACACCATGATCAAACAAAAAAAATCCCCGCTAGAACGCGCGACTTTTACCACACCACAGGCACAGCAACACGTGGTTTTAATCGACTTTGGTACTAAACAAGCGATCATCGATCAATTATTAGCGCAACATTGTAACGTTGATGTTGTCCCTTATACGACTTCGTTAGCGGCCATTGACGCCTTACAACCAGATGGCATCTTCCTATCTAATGGTCCCGATGATCCCGCCGATTATCACGCGGCTTTGCCACTGATCCAAGCCTTACAAACTAAATACCCGCTCGCTGGCATTTGTCTCGGCCATCAATTATTAGCCTTAGCCAATGGCGCCGCAACTTATAAATTGCAGTACGGCCACCGTGGTTTGAACCACCCGGTTAAAAATATTGCCACCGGCAAAACGATTTTAACCAGCCAAAACCATGGCTACGCGGTGGCAGCTGATTCATTGGCTGACACGCCTTTACAGATGACCGCTTACGAATTAAACGACCACAGCGTTGAAGGCCTGCGCCACGAAAGTTTACCCGTAATTTCGGTCCAATATCATCCCGAAGCTAACCCTGGTCCAACGGATGCACTGGGTTTCTTCACTGAATTTTGTACCCTAATGAACACCAATAAAACGAAGAAAAGTAGCGTGGCTTAG
- the argC gene encoding N-acetyl-gamma-glutamyl-phosphate reductase produces the protein MNVALVGVTGYSGMVLYQLLQQHPEVATVRLFGHPDSQPQPLMEAVPNFVADQTLIEPLDTATVMASCDVIFFATSAGVTTELAGPFIEADFPVIDLSGDYRLQDPQTFTKWYHKPAPATAALQNSHYGLVEFANAAGHNYIANPGCYATATLLGLAPLVQQQLIDPASIIVDAKSGTSGAGKKLAASTHFSQTDENLQLYKVNQHQHIPEIMQQLKIWNANVPAIQFTTTLLPIVRGIMDTIYAKSEATAEQLQAAFTATYADSPFVRVLPAGQLPTLKEVVGTNYCDLGISYNPVTHTVLVISVIDNLVKGAAGQAVQNFNQHFGFDATAGLQLATVLP, from the coding sequence ATGAACGTAGCTTTAGTCGGCGTTACCGGTTATAGCGGTATGGTTTTATATCAATTATTACAACAACATCCTGAGGTGGCGACGGTGCGCTTGTTCGGCCATCCCGACAGTCAACCGCAACCATTAATGGAAGCAGTGCCGAACTTTGTCGCTGATCAAACGCTGATCGAACCATTGGATACCGCCACCGTGATGGCAAGTTGCGATGTGATCTTCTTCGCAACTTCTGCCGGTGTGACCACTGAATTGGCCGGGCCATTTATTGAAGCCGATTTTCCGGTGATCGATCTATCCGGCGATTATCGTTTACAGGATCCGCAGACGTTTACTAAGTGGTACCACAAGCCGGCACCAGCAACGGCCGCGTTGCAAAATAGTCACTACGGCCTAGTTGAGTTCGCTAATGCGGCGGGCCATAATTACATTGCTAATCCGGGTTGTTACGCGACGGCAACGCTGCTTGGCTTGGCGCCATTGGTACAACAGCAGTTGATCGACCCGGCAAGCATCATTGTGGATGCTAAGTCAGGGACGTCTGGCGCCGGCAAGAAGTTAGCTGCCAGCACACATTTCAGTCAAACTGATGAAAACTTACAACTATATAAAGTGAATCAACATCAACACATTCCCGAGATCATGCAACAATTAAAAATTTGGAACGCAAACGTACCAGCAATTCAATTTACCACCACTTTATTACCAATCGTGCGGGGAATCATGGATACGATTTACGCCAAATCAGAGGCTACTGCGGAACAGTTGCAAGCCGCCTTCACTGCGACTTATGCGGATTCTCCTTTTGTCCGGGTATTGCCGGCGGGGCAACTGCCGACTTTGAAGGAAGTCGTTGGGACTAACTATTGTGATTTGGGCATCAGCTACAATCCGGTGACCCACACGGTTCTGGTGATTAGCGTGATCGATAACTTGGTCAAAGGCGCTGCGGGACAGGCGGTGCAAAACTTCAATCAACATTTTGGCTTCGATGCAACCGCCGGCTTACAGTTAGCCACGGTATTACCATAA
- the argJ gene encoding bifunctional glutamate N-acetyltransferase/amino-acid acetyltransferase ArgJ: protein METKYTEIPFTWPQGFKADGVHAGLRKAKLDMGWLYSAQPAAAAGVYTTNQFQAAPTKLTKKTINQQHQLQAIVLNSANANSCTGAQGEQDAAQMQQLAAIKLGLNADLVGVASTGIIGELLPMDVIAAGIEQLQLTDNTKVTEAVLTTDTHAKTVAVTCQIDGKTVTLSGFCKGSGMIHPNMATMLGFVTTDAAIDGMLLQQLLSQATDTTFNQITVDGDTSTNDMVTVLANGAAGNTPLTTASTDYETFVAAFTYVLGELAKKIAADGEGATKLVAVTVAGAWSDFEGQQVAKAIVGSNLVKAAIYGEDPNWGRIMVAIGQTDAHLDLTAVDVTLNELPLIQNSQAATTEVSKLTAALAEKVINVAVELHNGTGQGQAWGCDLTYDYVKINATYHS, encoded by the coding sequence ATGGAAACAAAATATACAGAGATCCCATTTACTTGGCCCCAAGGTTTTAAAGCCGATGGTGTCCACGCTGGGTTACGTAAAGCAAAATTAGATATGGGGTGGCTGTATTCGGCACAACCTGCGGCAGCAGCCGGCGTCTACACGACCAACCAATTTCAGGCGGCGCCGACTAAGTTGACTAAAAAAACGATCAACCAGCAGCATCAATTGCAGGCGATCGTTTTGAACAGTGCCAACGCCAATTCGTGTACTGGCGCGCAAGGTGAACAGGATGCCGCGCAAATGCAGCAGTTGGCGGCGATTAAATTAGGTTTAAATGCTGACTTGGTCGGTGTGGCTTCCACGGGAATCATTGGTGAACTGTTGCCGATGGACGTGATCGCTGCGGGAATTGAACAGCTACAATTAACGGATAACACTAAGGTCACCGAAGCCGTTTTGACCACCGATACCCACGCCAAAACCGTCGCGGTCACCTGCCAAATCGATGGCAAAACCGTCACGCTTAGCGGTTTTTGTAAAGGCTCAGGGATGATCCACCCGAATATGGCGACGATGCTCGGCTTCGTGACCACCGATGCGGCTATTGATGGCATGTTATTGCAGCAGTTACTCAGCCAAGCCACCGACACCACATTCAACCAGATCACCGTTGATGGCGATACATCGACCAACGATATGGTGACGGTACTTGCCAACGGTGCAGCCGGCAACACGCCATTGACCACTGCTTCAACTGACTATGAGACGTTTGTGGCTGCCTTTACCTATGTGCTCGGTGAATTAGCCAAAAAAATCGCCGCTGATGGCGAAGGTGCAACTAAATTAGTTGCAGTTACGGTCGCCGGTGCTTGGTCTGATTTTGAAGGTCAGCAAGTTGCTAAGGCCATCGTTGGTTCGAATTTAGTTAAGGCGGCCATTTACGGCGAGGACCCTAATTGGGGGCGGATCATGGTCGCTATCGGTCAAACCGATGCTCATTTGGATCTAACTGCAGTCGACGTTACGTTAAACGAATTGCCGTTGATTCAGAATAGCCAAGCAGCCACCACAGAAGTTAGTAAACTGACAGCCGCTTTGGCTGAAAAGGTGATCAATGTGGCCGTCGAGCTACATAATGGCACCGGTCAAGGGCAGGCCTGGGGTTGCGATCTGACCTACGATTACGTCAAGATCAACGCCACTTATCATAGTTAA
- the argB gene encoding acetylglutamate kinase: MKQIIVIKIGGNAVAQLPDSFFQQLACWRQQGQQILIVHGGGPKISQLSEELHLTVKKIAGVRVTDAATLELTKAVLLGLVQPELLSKLSAHGLPVIGLNAGCNHLLQGHHLDQPTYGEVGVLDQLNTTWLEQILSRQIGVLAPLAQTIDGQWLNVNADTAAAEIATKLNASKLVLLTDVPGVLSAGEVLPELSQQKAHALIATDVIKSGMTPKIKAAFAALNHGVQQAFITDDLTHTGTTFITQKAGITQ, from the coding sequence ATGAAGCAAATCATCGTGATAAAAATTGGCGGCAATGCAGTCGCCCAGTTGCCGGATAGTTTTTTTCAACAATTAGCCTGCTGGCGCCAACAAGGCCAGCAGATCCTGATCGTGCACGGTGGTGGGCCGAAAATCTCCCAGTTAAGTGAGGAATTACATTTAACAGTTAAGAAAATTGCTGGTGTACGGGTGACCGACGCTGCGACTTTAGAACTGACTAAGGCAGTTTTGCTAGGTTTAGTCCAGCCGGAATTGCTGAGCAAACTGAGTGCGCATGGTCTACCAGTGATCGGCCTGAATGCTGGCTGCAATCATTTATTACAAGGTCATCATTTAGACCAGCCAACTTACGGCGAAGTTGGTGTGCTGGACCAATTAAATACCACTTGGTTAGAACAAATCTTGAGCCGGCAGATCGGCGTATTGGCACCACTGGCACAAACAATCGACGGACAATGGTTAAACGTCAATGCCGACACGGCTGCAGCCGAGATCGCCACCAAATTAAACGCTAGCAAATTAGTTTTATTAACTGATGTGCCGGGCGTGCTATCAGCCGGTGAAGTCTTGCCAGAATTGTCGCAGCAAAAAGCCCACGCCTTGATCGCCACTGATGTGATCAAAAGCGGCATGACACCAAAAATCAAAGCAGCGTTTGCGGCACTGAATCATGGCGTCCAACAAGCATTTATCACCGATGACTTGACCCACACTGGAACCACATTCATTACACAGAAAGCAGGGATCACTCAATGA